AAGATGACGTGAAGAATTACATTGATGCAACAAGCAAATTAGCAGAGCAAGTACGAGTTACGACTCAGAAAGCTGGAGAGGTCGCAGAAAAAATTGCGAACTCTATTAAATCTGGTGTTTTCGGTGTTACAACTTTTGCTATTTCAACAATTCTATTTAGGATTTTTTCAAAAGGTAATGACATTCATAGCTATTCTGACCTATTTGTATTTATAGGATCTCCTTTGTTTATTTCTATGATCGGCTTCGCTATGTTTGTTTTTTCTGTTCTATTTGGTTTATCTCTATTTGAATCATTCCAAGATCAGGATAGATTTAGGGAAATGTATGAACAATCAAAAAAAACCTATGAATACGTATTGACGAAAAAAGATATGAAGAACATTCTCAACGATGATGTATACTTTCATACGACTTATCGTTTTATTTCAGAGAGAAGAAAGCTTTATATTTGGGTATGGATTGGCGCGCTCTCTATTGTCTCCACGACACTTATATTGGCTCATTGTCATGCCATGAGTATAGCTAGCTAAAAAATTAGCACCCGCGAGTCACTTATTATTTGTTCTTAGGTAAGGCTACCCCACATTTGTACGCCTTTCTTGATATAACCACAGACCTTCAAGTATTTTTGAGGCTGTCCCGGTTTTGCACTGCTCTGGTAAGGCCTTACCACTCAAAGGCTTTAAGTCTTTCAAGAAAAGGAAAATCATCAACGTGATTTCTACTTCTGATAGAATCAGCTATCTGGTCTACAGTTCGTCTCTTTCTCAGAAGCATCAGCATTATCCTGTAAGTTAATTTAAAAATCCGCTGATTTTAATCCACGAATTTTATAGATCAATTTACTAGTGACGCCCTTCCCAATTTCTGAACGTAAGTAACGTTCAGAATAAGGTTGTAATATTTCCTCAGAGCCAATTTCTCCGCAGACGTACCATTGGGCATTCAATCCATGTGCGTGAGCTATCATCCGACGCACAGGGGCGTTGTCGTCCATTTGCATCCTGAAGGGTAACTCTGTGTCAGGCGCTAATTCATCAGTGGAAAACACACCATGTTCAATAAGGTATGCTCGATTGTAAAAAGTCCCTAATGGGTAAAGTAGTAGCCCCGCTTCTGATGCCGCATTTCTTAGTTTTTCTATAGCCTGATAATCCGGTTTGACCATTTCTAAAAGTGTCTTTGTTCGAGTATTGAACCATTCTTTATACTTGGCATGTACACTTGCATTATGGTGAAAATATTCATTCGAATAGAACAAACTAAGCATGTCGAAATATAAAACCTTCACTGAAACCACCTAGTCCGTCTTAGGCATAGTTAAAATGGTGCTTCATGAAAAAATCTAGATAACATCCTCTTTCTAAAGCCCTTTCCTCAATCTGCTTCCATAACACCGGTAGATAGGTTTTAAGAACCTCCACATCAGATTGGTGGTATTCATCCTTACAGTCCCCAGCAGCTGCTTTGAGCCACGCTGAGGGGGTTAAAATAGTGAGTCCTTGATGAAAATACTCAGGAATGGCTGCCCGTATTGCTTCTTCGCTACCGCTAGCTACATAAATGGTGACGCCTTCACCCGTCGCATAATAATGGCTAACTCCGATGTAAAACATATCAAGACCTCGATAACATATTGTCATTCTTAAAAATATTTATTTTTTACAGAAATGCAGCGATTACACGCTCTCTGAAATTCCCCAAGTTCAGTTGCCCAGAAGAAGCTGAGTACGCAGATATGGTTGACTGTTTTTCCGAACGTTCTTTATTCCAACTAAGCTGTATTTTCCCAATATCAGTTTTTCTCTTTTGTTGATCAGAGAAGGAATCTCGATCTGACGAAACAGAAGCTTGAGGTCTATCTTGCAAATTATCTGGCTTAATAAACAAACATGAGTCCGGAATATCTTGCTCGATCTGCTCTGCAAAACTCACCAGACTTTCTTCAGCAAAAGTGTACAACCATGCCTGCTGATTCAAGGATTCATTAGTTCGCAAAATTCGTCCTAAAACTTGTCTAAAATAAAGTTCTGTCTTCACATAACTTAAATGGCAACAGACTTGTAGACGCGGAATATCCGTCCCTTCACTAATCATTCCGACACTGATAATCCATTGGGTAGTCCCGTTCCGATATCCATTGATTTTCTCTAATGGATTGTCATGATAGTAAGTGACTATCTCTGTGCTTTGCTCATATGTCTCAGCCAAAACTTTCTGAATTTCGATTGCATGTCCTACTGATGAAGCAACAACCAAACCACCGGCATTAGGGTTATCCATACGTATTTCTGCCAGCTTTTTACAGCCAAGACCAAGCACATAGGTCATCGCATCAACATTCTGCAAAATGCTTTGATACGACGTTGCTGATTGCTTTAAAAGGTCTGGAATGGATGAAAATGACTTTGATTGTCCACTTTCAGAAATCGACAAGTGATCATTATCGATTAGTACAATTTTTGGTGAGCGACAGACCTTATCCATAATCGCTTGCTTTAAACCATATTGATAATCACACTGGATACGACCTTCAGCGTCAGAATACTGTGCTAATGTAATTGGCAGTAAATCAGACCGCCAGGGAGTGCCTGATAGGGACAATGTAAACGCAGCAATTCCTTGAATCTGTCTCAAAATTTGCTCTCCCCATACATTGGCATTTTCAATTTCATCACCTGAGCAATGATGAATTTCATCAAATACAACTAATACCCGGTGTTTTTTAATTGTTTCCCAAAAGCTATCTCTAAGGTATTTCATACCTTGATAAGTAAATGACGCACCTATTGACCCAAGCCCCCCGTTAAAAGAGCACCCTAATCGCCATGAAAAGGTATTTTTGATACCTTCAGCAATCGTTAATGATGGAGAAAAACAAAGAACCAGATCTATTTTATCTAAGTCATACAGCCTTTTAGCGATTTCTGCGGCGGTTACCGTTTTTCCGGCCCCTGGAGTGGCCTGAACCTGGAAATGTGATTGTCCAGACAAATACCTTTGTAAAGCTAGTTCAACACACTCTTGTTGCCATACTCTTAACATTCTGATTTTCCGAGATTAGTAAGCTTGAGAGCCTGATTAAGCACATTAATCTTGGCAAGATATCTGACCGATCTTTCTCTAGTTTCTTCTGAGAGCCTTAACAATGATGATTTCTGGGATGGTAACCTTTCAGACAATAGTTGAAATTCCTCGATCTCAGCTAAAGCGATCGCTAGTTCAGCTTCATACTTTCTTCTTTCCAAAACAAGTTCATCAAAACTAAGTGTCTTATCGCTGCTTCTTGTTACCGGTTTTATCTTTTGTGACTTTCGTTTTTTAGGTTTAAATTCAGTCGCTTTGAACATTTCTGACTTGTGATAGGTTTTCTTGCGTCCTTGACCTTTGGTCTGAAGCAATCCTTTTTGCTCTAACTGTAATAGATTGCGATAAAGAAATTTACGAGCCTCTACTACGTCTTTGAACTCTCCAGTTATTTTTAATAGTTCATCCCGTAAACGGGGCACCGTAAACCCATCAAGTCCCTTTTCTATGAGTAGGGTATAGATATATTCATTAAGCACTGTTTTATTCGTCATAAGAGTTCAAATTCAAACCAAAATGCGGATTATAATCCGTGGTTATATGATCCGCAATACAGGATAGTCTTTCATTTTGAGAACCCATAAAAATGAAAGACCTAGCAATCAAATTCGGAGCAAACTTACGAGCAATGCGTAAAGATAAAGGTCTATCTCAAGATAGACTTGCTAATGCAGCAGACATCGACCGAAGCTATGTCGGTCGAATCGAAAGAGGAGAAGTCAATATCACACTGGAAAAAGCGTACCAGTTGGCAAGTATTCTTGGTTGCGATGTCCGGGATTTATTGCCGTAAAGGAATATGGAATGAGTAAAAACCATTCCTAAAATCAGCATTCCTTTTAATACGTCAACTTTGTCATCTCATATTAAAATTATAATGGCGATTTATAAACGAAGTTAGTACCTGCCAGAGAAGAAAGTTGCTCTTGATATGTGGATTGAATATCTGAACATAATTACTAATCCGACTGCCAATTAACATCAATTTACGCAGCATAGATTACAGTGAGACACGTTTTACCAGATATCGTTATATTTCAATCGATTGAGCTGGGATCGAGTTTAATATCCAGCATTCTTGATGGACATTATTGATATATGAACTCCGTAAATACTGTGTTTCCATTGCTTGAAGACGAACTTTACTCATCATATCTATTGATGGATTTCCTGTAGGAGTGCCTGCAGCACGTTGTGCTTCTCTTAGATCTCCGTAAGCACCCATAAGTCTAATGAACTCATTTGCTTTTATATTTTTATGGGAACGGTTTGTCATTACACCTGCATATTTGTAAGAATCCATAATAGTATGTACCGAATCACCATCGACATCGAATGGTGAGGAAATCCATTTAAATACATGAAGTAGGAATAAGTTCGCTTGCCATGAAACCGGGTTAGGATCTGTTGGGAAGGTTTCTGCGGTAGATGTACTTAGGCTTTCCTGTAATTCAGTAGCTCCAATAAAAATAATATTGGGCCCATTTTTACCTGTTCTACTAGCTTTCACATAGTTGAATATTCCAGCAAAACACTGGCCAAGATAGATAATAGCTTGGTCTAGTTTAGGGGATGATTTTATCGATTCTAATAGGCGATACGGTGTAATAGGCTTAGCTGCGTCGATTCCTTTCTCACTGCCATGACCGGTAACAAACATAACTAGATTGTCATACTTGTTATTTTGCATATCAATGAAAAAATCTTGGGTTAACTGTATGTTGTAGATGTTTGGCGATG
This genomic stretch from Vibrio nitrifigilis harbors:
- a CDS encoding helix-turn-helix domain-containing protein; the encoded protein is MKDLAIKFGANLRAMRKDKGLSQDRLANAADIDRSYVGRIERGEVNITLEKAYQLASILGCDVRDLLP
- a CDS encoding phage tail tape measure protein, whose product is MTNKTVLNEYIYTLLIEKGLDGFTVPRLRDELLKITGEFKDVVEARKFLYRNLLQLEQKGLLQTKGQGRKKTYHKSEMFKATEFKPKKRKSQKIKPVTRSSDKTLSFDELVLERRKYEAELAIALAEIEEFQLLSERLPSQKSSLLRLSEETRERSVRYLAKINVLNQALKLTNLGKSEC
- a CDS encoding DEAD/DEAH box helicase, coding for MLRVWQQECVELALQRYLSGQSHFQVQATPGAGKTVTAAEIAKRLYDLDKIDLVLCFSPSLTIAEGIKNTFSWRLGCSFNGGLGSIGASFTYQGMKYLRDSFWETIKKHRVLVVFDEIHHCSGDEIENANVWGEQILRQIQGIAAFTLSLSGTPWRSDLLPITLAQYSDAEGRIQCDYQYGLKQAIMDKVCRSPKIVLIDNDHLSISESGQSKSFSSIPDLLKQSATSYQSILQNVDAMTYVLGLGCKKLAEIRMDNPNAGGLVVASSVGHAIEIQKVLAETYEQSTEIVTYYHDNPLEKINGYRNGTTQWIISVGMISEGTDIPRLQVCCHLSYVKTELYFRQVLGRILRTNESLNQQAWLYTFAEESLVSFAEQIEQDIPDSCLFIKPDNLQDRPQASVSSDRDSFSDQQKRKTDIGKIQLSWNKERSEKQSTISAYSASSGQLNLGNFRERVIAAFL